The following are encoded together in the Candidatus Aegiribacteria sp. genome:
- a CDS encoding HAD-IB family phosphatase, whose protein sequence is MCNTANKQIKVPGSAVPEMCFVDLDGTLLSISSEKLFLKRLLKKRILSLHGLLRFLLSYALHPIRTLREGKGWNRTYLLDISPETVKTEARKLAEELARNRLHSWTAAFIRELSEAGSRIVILSASLEYIAGVIAEELSADLIFASIPEIIDNRFSGNLTGLRPWGRNKAILMKQICEKEGINRDNCIAVGDSWADRFVMRQCGSAVAVCPDGRLLKLAKSKGWKIIEGSHIRWA, encoded by the coding sequence TTGTGTAACACAGCGAATAAGCAGATAAAGGTTCCCGGTAGTGCAGTTCCAGAGATGTGTTTTGTTGATCTGGATGGTACTCTGCTTTCCATATCGTCCGAAAAACTTTTTCTCAAACGTCTGCTGAAAAAACGAATACTGTCTCTGCATGGCTTACTTCGATTTTTGCTTTCCTATGCGCTTCACCCTATCCGGACACTTCGAGAAGGAAAAGGGTGGAACAGAACATATCTGTTGGATATTTCCCCTGAGACAGTGAAAACCGAGGCGAGGAAACTGGCAGAAGAACTTGCCAGGAACAGACTGCACAGCTGGACAGCCGCATTTATTAGGGAATTGAGCGAAGCGGGCAGCAGAATCGTAATCCTGTCCGCTTCCCTGGAATACATAGCGGGGGTTATCGCAGAGGAGCTTTCAGCGGATCTTATTTTTGCCAGCATTCCTGAAATCATTGATAACAGGTTCAGTGGAAATCTCACAGGATTACGTCCCTGGGGGCGGAACAAGGCCATACTGATGAAACAGATATGCGAGAAAGAAGGAATTAATCGCGATAACTGTATTGCGGTAGGAGATTCCTGGGCAGACAGATTCGTCATGAGGCAGTGCGGATCGGCAGTTGCGGTATGTCCCGACGGAAGGCTGCTGAAACTGGCGAAGAGCAAAGGATGGA
- a CDS encoding GreA/GreB family elongation factor — protein sequence MSKIADAARAEKYDILTDLWFESLSEEISVEEMITVFSVLKQNNKDTLARELLDLTIEEMEISGTDKISDLLRKSAYIFSQSESLRKALIESLRDEYLMFQPLENFLKLSGLAVKDAQVDISWKKFRNLMHYREGEYLFHHIFGPGRIIRISRTFITIDFQKSANHDMKLDVALDSTIPLEPDSLTVLRWCDPSGFLHLFDNSPAEFLKRLFQEPFGNPQEITLQDLTPVFKDSEIKNTEAWKRMRKAASVTPGFVDLGERIVLRNETIKEYDQIRSIINRRKCPVSDKTREIQALLKSSGAVNSVMVADLLADVKEISSPETGSLFELSWTLTGNGKADDFMEIASNYIEKTSARGLRAVSEIHSPSCRKLYLELFLSGKADRSEKLRLMMKLKRSPWEHCVKLLEKADPELLNECIGSFLSDPSETDRFLWALCFLATHEGFDETPFDEKQIKLFMDYLIFAKADTQKKVIVLLMGSLKEKLNGYLSSIDTRKLSDYLDCFDSSSIIHRFGLFLAIGREISRRKETGAIKSLKQHFWESDSLFSSKKAIDKRKADILHLKRVDIPAAADAIGEAASHGDLSENAEYAAAIEKRDLLLDRLRRWNEELDKYQVYPASEISASIVSPGIKVVLESSVDSNSRRVFDIVGPLDADPEKGKINYRAPLGKTVLGKSQGDTVMLPGTGDEKWRIVSLDILEDL from the coding sequence TTGTCCAAAATAGCTGATGCCGCAAGGGCAGAAAAATATGATATCCTGACCGATCTCTGGTTTGAATCTCTCTCAGAGGAAATCTCTGTTGAGGAAATGATCACGGTTTTTTCTGTTCTGAAGCAGAACAATAAGGACACTCTTGCCAGGGAACTGCTTGATCTGACAATCGAGGAGATGGAGATCAGCGGGACTGATAAGATATCAGATCTGCTCAGAAAATCCGCTTATATTTTCAGTCAATCCGAATCCCTCAGAAAAGCACTGATAGAATCTCTCAGAGACGAGTATCTCATGTTCCAGCCTCTGGAGAATTTTCTGAAATTAAGCGGTCTGGCAGTGAAGGACGCTCAAGTTGATATCTCATGGAAGAAGTTCCGGAATCTTATGCACTACAGGGAAGGTGAATATCTTTTTCATCATATATTCGGTCCTGGGCGCATTATCAGGATAAGTAGAACTTTCATCACTATCGATTTTCAGAAATCAGCTAATCATGACATGAAGCTGGATGTTGCGCTTGATTCAACCATTCCTCTTGAGCCTGATTCTCTAACCGTCTTGAGATGGTGTGATCCGTCTGGCTTTCTTCATCTCTTCGACAACTCTCCGGCAGAGTTTCTGAAGAGGCTTTTCCAGGAACCGTTCGGAAATCCGCAGGAAATAACTCTTCAGGACCTGACTCCTGTTTTTAAGGATTCTGAAATCAAGAATACAGAAGCATGGAAGCGTATGAGGAAAGCAGCATCTGTTACGCCGGGCTTCGTTGATCTCGGAGAACGTATTGTACTCAGGAATGAAACTATCAAAGAGTATGACCAGATTCGCAGTATCATCAATCGCAGAAAATGTCCCGTCTCGGACAAGACAAGAGAAATCCAGGCCCTCCTGAAATCATCAGGAGCAGTCAACTCCGTCATGGTTGCTGATCTGCTTGCTGATGTGAAAGAAATTTCCAGCCCGGAAACAGGTTCTCTTTTCGAACTGTCATGGACACTTACCGGGAACGGTAAAGCAGATGATTTCATGGAAATTGCTTCGAATTATATTGAAAAGACCTCTGCAAGGGGTTTGAGAGCTGTCTCCGAAATTCATTCACCATCCTGCAGAAAATTGTACCTCGAACTCTTTCTCTCGGGCAAAGCAGACCGGAGCGAAAAACTCCGGCTTATGATGAAGCTGAAAAGATCGCCCTGGGAACATTGCGTAAAACTCCTCGAGAAAGCTGATCCTGAACTGCTGAACGAATGCATCGGGTCTTTTCTGTCTGATCCTTCTGAAACAGACCGGTTTCTCTGGGCTCTCTGTTTTCTGGCTACACATGAAGGTTTTGATGAAACACCTTTCGATGAAAAACAGATTAAGCTGTTCATGGACTATCTTATCTTCGCCAAAGCGGATACCCAGAAAAAAGTAATTGTTCTTCTCATGGGTTCCCTGAAAGAGAAACTGAATGGATACCTGTCTTCAATTGATACACGAAAATTAAGTGATTATCTCGATTGTTTCGATAGCAGTTCCATCATTCACCGTTTCGGTCTGTTTCTTGCAATCGGAAGAGAGATTTCGCGAAGGAAAGAAACGGGAGCCATTAAATCGTTGAAACAGCACTTCTGGGAGTCTGATTCACTCTTTTCCAGTAAAAAAGCTATCGACAAACGAAAGGCGGATATCCTCCATTTGAAGAGGGTTGACATTCCTGCTGCTGCGGATGCTATAGGGGAGGCCGCGTCCCATGGAGATCTTTCAGAGAACGCGGAATATGCTGCCGCAATAGAGAAGCGGGATCTGCTTCTTGACAGGCTTCGAAGATGGAACGAAGAGCTTGATAAGTACCAGGTTTATCCTGCATCGGAGATAAGCGCTTCGATTGTTTCCCCTGGAATAAAAGTTGTGCTTGAAAGCTCAGTGGATTCGAACTCCAGACGTGTGTTTGATATTGTGGGACCGCTGGACGCTGATCCGGAAAAAGGGAAAATCAATTACAGGGCTCCCCTTGGGAAAACAGTTCTCGGAAAATCACAGGGAGATACCGTCATGCTTCCTGGAACCGGTGATGAAAAGTGGAGGATAGTCTCCCTGGATATACTGGAGGATCTTTAA
- the murJ gene encoding murein biosynthesis integral membrane protein MurJ: protein MSRKILKWFGSSKGRGSGFSLMSFGNFIAAVFTYLRQVEIARVFGTSWKTDAFAVSLVFPVLVREIISHSIGATFIPIYLSVKEQKGDLAAETLLNRILTWTGLAGLILSGALFFLSRHLVFAVGPGLDQEALSLASVMLSIMLPVLVLSALSGVLQGLCNSEKRYGLTSILRVVEISTSLVIVLLLSRSAGIMALPLSVLTGSIGMFVVLLIITWRLHHSYRIELNPVDPDFAKQIRMALPIIGGTVFGFLGPVADKILASFLRESSVTALEYANRIVKILFSILLLPISTLANVSLSSLSARKNAGSFREELKSLLNWNSSLMIPGSVILMVLSVPLVSLLFQRGEFSISDSRMVAYSLMFYAPWLSSFSFGSVISRAFFALKDTMTPVLIGIWGMIVNVLLNFILIAPLGIGGLALGTTISSSAKVVLLLYFLRKKTGNIQGRDLAVEHLKIFLGVAAMAGTMLLMKQIAPYDLHAGFVDKSGKVILYLASGTTVYIALMISLGSEVSRTILRKIKTLKNNRSDKP from the coding sequence AGGTGGAGATAGCGAGAGTATTCGGTACTTCATGGAAGACAGACGCATTTGCTGTTTCCCTGGTATTTCCTGTTCTTGTGAGAGAGATTATATCACATTCCATTGGCGCAACATTCATCCCGATCTACTTGAGTGTAAAAGAACAGAAGGGTGATCTGGCCGCTGAAACTCTTCTCAACAGAATACTGACCTGGACCGGACTTGCAGGATTGATCCTCTCCGGGGCATTGTTCTTTCTAAGCAGACATCTCGTCTTTGCGGTTGGACCCGGTCTGGATCAGGAAGCGCTTTCTCTTGCTTCCGTCATGCTTTCAATAATGCTGCCCGTCCTTGTCCTCAGTGCTCTCAGCGGCGTTCTACAGGGGTTGTGCAACTCTGAGAAACGTTATGGTCTGACATCCATTCTAAGAGTGGTTGAAATCAGCACTTCACTGGTAATAGTACTCCTTCTGAGCAGGTCTGCCGGAATCATGGCTCTTCCGCTGTCCGTGCTCACCGGTTCCATCGGGATGTTTGTCGTGCTTCTTATTATCACATGGAGGCTTCACCACTCGTACCGCATAGAGCTGAATCCCGTGGATCCGGACTTCGCAAAGCAGATAAGGATGGCGCTTCCAATAATCGGCGGGACTGTTTTCGGGTTTCTCGGCCCTGTTGCTGACAAGATTCTTGCATCATTTCTCAGAGAGAGCAGCGTTACAGCTCTTGAATACGCCAACAGAATAGTTAAAATTCTTTTTTCCATTTTACTGCTGCCAATTTCTACGCTTGCTAACGTTTCCCTCTCATCCCTGTCGGCAAGAAAAAATGCAGGATCTTTCAGAGAAGAACTGAAAAGCCTTCTCAACTGGAACTCATCCCTGATGATTCCCGGATCTGTAATTCTTATGGTTCTTTCCGTACCCCTGGTTTCTCTTCTGTTCCAGAGAGGAGAATTCAGTATAAGTGATTCTCGCATGGTTGCGTATTCATTGATGTTCTATGCGCCATGGCTTTCATCCTTCAGCTTCGGCTCTGTTATATCAAGAGCGTTTTTCGCTTTGAAGGATACAATGACACCTGTTCTTATAGGTATTTGGGGAATGATAGTGAATGTCCTGCTCAATTTCATTCTTATTGCTCCGCTGGGAATTGGAGGACTTGCTCTGGGCACAACGATTTCATCATCCGCGAAAGTTGTGCTGCTCCTCTATTTCCTTCGGAAGAAGACAGGGAATATTCAGGGAAGAGACCTTGCCGTTGAACACCTGAAGATATTTCTCGGAGTTGCAGCAATGGCGGGAACTATGCTTCTTATGAAACAGATAGCACCGTATGACCTGCATGCCGGATTCGTGGATAAATCAGGGAAAGTGATTCTGTATCTTGCTTCAGGAACAACGGTATATATCGCCCTGATGATCTCTCTGGGATCAGAGGTATCCCGTACGATACTCCGAAAGATAAAGACCCTTAAAAATAATCGGTCAGATAAGCCCTGA